Below is a genomic region from Prolixibacteraceae bacterium.
AACCAAGGTCTATAATCAACCCAAATGATGTCTTTATGCAAATCTCTTGGGTAAAAATTAATATCATTTTCTAAAGCACTTTGACCATTACAGATGTAATCTTTTAATCCATTTATTACAGAACTTTTACCATTACCCCATGGAGAATTTATTCCGATAGATATAGAACGAGAACAATCAAACGCAACAATTTCATCACATAAATTACGCACCAATTGTTGTCTTGAAGGAAAAAGATCTTTATAACTCTCAACCTCCTTATCAGACAATAATCCAGTACGTTTTTTCTTTTCCGCTTCCTTTTCTCGCTTCTTACATCGAAAGGGACATGAAATTATATACGTAAAAACAATAAAAACAACCCATATGTAAAGTCCACAATTTATTAACGATAATTCCTCATTATACTTAATTAAGGAATTATACAATTCCTTCGACAATAACGATGTATATATAAATACGTTAAGAATAACACATATTTGAGTAGAAGAAAAATGATAGCTATTTTTCACTAACCGTCGTATATTGAAGGATATAATAAGCAACAACAAGGATAATGCAATGATTAACTTGATATAACCAAAGCTAGAAAAGGTTGCGGAGTTATTAACGCAGAAATTAGACACAGCCTTCTGAATATTACTTTCATTAAGTAAATAAAACAAGAAGAGAAAAATAGAAAAGAAGAGCTCTTTCTTATATTTCAACAGACAGTCTTCTAACTTATCAATATAGTTGACATTCTCTGACATGAGTCGTAAAATCGTTTAAAATGTAATGGATAATAGAAATATACTCCCAAAAGCATATTTAACAAAAGTAAACAAAAATAGCTATACTTAACAATATACTAACTTCATCACTCCTCATTAATTCCAAATCCGACACACACAGATGTGACAATCAATTGACACAAACCATCACAATCCAATGTCGATTTATATGATGGTGGGGTCAGGCCTTCAGCCCTTCGTGTTGGGGATATTTTATTACCCAAGGCTCATTTCTATGCTGCGCCACCGCGCAACATAGAAATTTCACCATTGGGCTATGTTCGGTTTCCCTTTCAGGGAAAGTTGCAGTCATAGTCATTTGAACTATATGGTATCCAAGGTTATCCATACAAATACAACGCGAAATACGTGCCAATGAATTGGCACAAACTACGCAACCCAACGTCAACGAAAGATGATAGGTATGTAAATAACAATGGAATCGTCATTCATTTTTCGTAATAGTAAATCACCATTATTTCAACCAGCCCCGAATGGGGCGACCGAACCTAGCCCAACGGTGAAATGAATATGTAGCGCGGATGCGCTGCATAAGAATGAGCCTTGGGTACAACATACCACGAATCACCATTATTTCAACCAGCCCCGAATGGGGCGACCGAACCTAGCCCAATGGTGAAATGAATATGTAGCGCGGATGTGCTACATAAGAATGAGCCTTGGGTACAACATACCACGAATCACACATATCATATTTCTTGTCGTAATATTTTCTTTTAGTACTTATCATTCAGTATAGATAGTTGCTTAACTAAATTGCAATATATGTGACAGCACAACCCCTTTACAAGAAGACCTGAACTAAGAATAAAAGAATAGAGAAGACTCATTAAAATATGATATAGGTCATGAAAGACACCTTAATTACACTTCACCATACCCATTAAAAAACAACTTAACATCTCCACTTATAACAATGATTGGGTGTGATCTATGAAAAAAAAATTACATCTTTATATGTAACCCCTTACAAGACAACTGCATAAAACCTATTATGCAAAACTAACATTAATCTATAAAACAAAATGCAACACCTTTTCACTATCGTACTATTATTATTGCGTCCAGCAATTTCTTTTACACAAAACATTGACAAGCTCATTCTCACCTCTAAAGGTTTTATTTCAAAAAAAACACATCACGATTATATCATACTTAAATTAGAGAATCAGACCAAAGAAACCCTTTACAAGAAATCTTTAATCTGCTTCAACTCAATATACAAATCTCCCAAAGATGTAATTAGTAAAGTTGACAATGAACTTATAACCATCCACGAAGTGGCAAGAAATTGTATTCGAAGGAAACGTCATGAATTTAATATGGATTATTCACTTACACTTAGGTTTAAAGATGGAAAAATAAAGATTGAACAGCCACATTTCGAACTCACCTCTTACAACCGTACTAAACAGACATTACATTTAAGGTGGGATAAGTTCAGTTTCTATGGTTCTGATCTTGGAATTTACGGTAGAAAGAATAAGATCAAATCTCCTCAAGCAAAAAAAGATTTAGAACATTTCTTCAATGAGTATATTGAAAAAATCACCATAAACCTTTCAAATAGTGATTCGGATAATTGGTAAAGTTATTTTCTTCTGAAGTTCATTTTAAGAAGATTTACAACTCACCCTGTAGCAAATAAAACAGCTACAACATTGACCTCATTTAGTCTCATAAGGGCTCCACAATCTGAGCCCTAGAGGCTTTTGAACATTTGGACTTCCCTCTTCGAATTCCGCAAGCCTGCGGGGACCGATAAGCTCCAGCTCAGCACCATAGTCCATCTCCAACGAAAACAGCACCTTTAACCAATCCAATCTTTGTAATATCCAGATATTTTACTTCTTGAATTAGGAAAAACTATCCATTCGAAATCTATTATGACATAAATTGTGCCAATTCATTGGAACGAGAGAGACATCTAACAACAATCAAATCTATCATTAGAACAGGCAAAAAAAACTTGTATCATAGAGAAAATTGCTATATCGTTTTACTCGTATTTTAGACACGAGCATCGTATCTCTACGAGACATAAAACCTTTACATCTTTGTAGTTCTTTTTTATTTCCTATCCATCAAAACGTTATCTCATATTCTACGAAAGGTTTATGGTGATGTCAAAAAAATATAGTTTTCATCACCAATAAATTAAAGATTACTTATTAACTTCAATCTATTATAACCTAATTAATATATTATGACAATAGAAGATTTTATAGAATCTGCTACTCCTTACGCAGCAGATAGAGGCCAGTGGTATTATGAATCGGGTGCACTACACGACTTTGTAAAACACAACGACCACCAATACAGTGCAAAAGTAAAAGCTCTGACAAACGATTTTACTGTAGAACTAAAATTAGATCAAAATAGTCATATCTCAACCTACAAATGTAACTGTTGTGATCAGCACATTGCATGCAAACACCTTGTTGCTTTGGCTTTTAGGGTAGCATATGACCCAGATTTTGATAAAACGGAAGATTCGAAACTAAATACTGAGTTCTTGGACGATCTCAGGAATTGTTGCGAACAATATATGGCACAACTAAAAGAGAAAGGTGAAACGCCTACATCAATGTATAATCCACGTTACAATTCACATAAAGAAAGTAGTAAATTCGATATCGAATAGAATGATCCAGAAATCAACCATAACGATGGGAATAATAAAATAGACTTCTTCCCATTGCTATGGTTATTAATACAAATACTTTCGTGGGATATTTAAAGTTAGAGTCCTTTTATCGACTATAAGATAGTTTTATGAAAAAATATATGCATACAAAGATCGAATGTGTATAGTATATTTTTCTTTCTTTTGTAAGGAATAAAAACATAAAACATAAGTGATGATCACAATAGAAAAACTTTGGAAAAGATACATTAAAGAAAATGGCCTAAATATTTATGATGATGCTTGTGAATACTTCTCTCAAGAAATTACAAATAAAGCAAAAGAGGAGTATGATCTTGTTGAGATGGTTATTGAGATAATGGGGCGACTCAAGGAGGAAACAGAATTCGATAAAGCGGCAAAATTTGTTGAAACAGTAAAAGCAAATAATCCTGATTTCTACAAAAAAGAAGTCTTTCTTTATGCGGATAAATTCTTAATCACATATTACTCTTTTAAACAAGAGTATGAAAAGCTAAAGGAGACATTTAAATTTTACGACAATGATCCATTACAGGATTACGATCTTTTTCTGACAGTCTTCAACAAACTTATATATACACAGCAAACTGAACTTTTATCTCATACTATTACAAAGAATTTAGACAAGGTCATAGCTTGTGATACGCTAATTGAGGGTGCAGAAAAAGAATTACAAATAACGAAAGGGAATCTCTTAGGGCAAGAAATTTATGAAAAATTCAAGGGAGCTCCAGAACAACTCTCTATTGCAAGAAAAAAAACATCCAAATATGATCTTTTTGGAGAAGAATTCGATCCATTTTTTGTTTCCCCAATGATTGGGCTCAAAGAAATTGAAAAACGACCAAGGGATGAAGCCTTTATCATCCTTAACATCTATTTCAATCGTTATATGCATAACAAAGGAGTCCCATTTTATTTATCTACAGAAATCGCTATTCTTTTAGAACGCTACTTCTCGAAAGCAAATGCTAGAATCAAAAAGATTGAAAAATATAGTGACATCGATGTGGATTCATTTGAAGAGACCATAACAAATACGACCAACAAATTTCTTTTTACTGATGAGGTAAAGGTTATAGTTGCTTATTGGGGAAGTGTATATTTTTATGATTTTCTACACGAACATAACTTTATCTCACAAGCTTCTCATCAGAAAAATCAAGAAGCCATCATGGAGCTTAAAGCTCGTGCTATTGTCGAATATTTTCCATCTTTATGGAAGGCAAACTTTGTTCATCATTGGCCTAAGCCGGATTTTGTGTCGGAGAATGAATTTATCTATGAAAATAAACTTTTCCATAAAAGTGCCGAAATAAAGAACAGTCCTTTTAATGAAATTAAAGATCAATTGGGCGAAGAGATTTCACAGTTGGGAGCTTTGGCTGATTATATCGAAAATGTCAAAGAGAAGGAAATTAACACTTCACTTCTTGATAAAATCTTCGGTCAAAAAAACATGCCAATGAGCGACACAAAACAAAAAAAAGTTAATCAAGTCATTCATAATGGAGAACTACCATTTGTTCATGAAACGAAGAAGGTAGGGCGTAATGAACCTTGTCCTTGTGGCAGTGGTAAGAAATATAAAAAATGTTGTGGATAAATAACACGGTTCTCAAAGAGGGAAACGATCTTCTCTTTGAGAATATCTAATTATATGCCCGCCCCAAATGCATCTTTAATCATAACATAAAGGTATTATGACAATAAACGATTTTCTTCAACAAATATATCCCGAGATACTAGAAAGAGGTCAGAAGTATTACGAAATGGGTTATATTAGATACATAGACCAAATAAATAAAACCAATTGGCATGGAGAAGTAGAAGGCAATTATGGGAACTATAACATCATGTTTAAGATGGACAACAATAATAATATTACCAATTATAACTGTGACTGTCCATATGATGATGGGATCTGTAAACATCTCGCTGCTGTTGCTCTAAAAATGGAAGAAGAGAAACTTATTGAGCATCAAACAGAAGTGACAATACAAAATAGTTGGCAACACATAATTGAAAATGCATCTCTTGATGAACTCCGAGATTTTATGATAGAGTACGGTAATCGAAATGGTGAATTCAGACATCAAGTTCAGGTGATGTTAGCAAAATCAGACCTTACGGAAGGAGAAACCAGTATTGAATACCATCAACGTATCGTTGAAGGTATTTTTGAAAAGTATAGTTATGATGGCTATTTTAATTATCGTGATATGTTTAACCTTGATTGTGACATATCAGACATACAACAAAAAACGGATGGTTATTGCAAAAAAGAGAAATATGACGAAGCATTCTCGATATCTGCAGCAATAGCCATGGAGTGTATCAAAGCGGTTCCTGTTGTTGATGACTCTTCCGGAGAGTGTGGAGGGCTTATATCTACCGCTATCATAGATATTCAGAACATATTCAATCAAACAAAAAGCCCCAAGACAAAGAACTCCATTTTTGAATGGACA
It encodes:
- a CDS encoding DUF4468 domain-containing protein gives rise to the protein MQHLFTIVLLLLRPAISFTQNIDKLILTSKGFISKKTHHDYIILKLENQTKETLYKKSLICFNSIYKSPKDVISKVDNELITIHEVARNCIRRKRHEFNMDYSLTLRFKDGKIKIEQPHFELTSYNRTKQTLHLRWDKFSFYGSDLGIYGRKNKIKSPQAKKDLEHFFNEYIEKITINLSNSDSDNW
- a CDS encoding SEC-C domain-containing protein, translating into MITIEKLWKRYIKENGLNIYDDACEYFSQEITNKAKEEYDLVEMVIEIMGRLKEETEFDKAAKFVETVKANNPDFYKKEVFLYADKFLITYYSFKQEYEKLKETFKFYDNDPLQDYDLFLTVFNKLIYTQQTELLSHTITKNLDKVIACDTLIEGAEKELQITKGNLLGQEIYEKFKGAPEQLSIARKKTSKYDLFGEEFDPFFVSPMIGLKEIEKRPRDEAFIILNIYFNRYMHNKGVPFYLSTEIAILLERYFSKANARIKKIEKYSDIDVDSFEETITNTTNKFLFTDEVKVIVAYWGSVYFYDFLHEHNFISQASHQKNQEAIMELKARAIVEYFPSLWKANFVHHWPKPDFVSENEFIYENKLFHKSAEIKNSPFNEIKDQLGEEISQLGALADYIENVKEKEINTSLLDKIFGQKNMPMSDTKQKKVNQVIHNGELPFVHETKKVGRNEPCPCGSGKKYKKCCG